A single genomic interval of Lentimicrobium saccharophilum harbors:
- a CDS encoding T9SS type A sorting domain-containing protein, producing the protein MKHLLPKLKNLGALPALITLLLLPGLGWGQTTVFSDDFSTDQSTTWTTSGQIGSSAFSVSRSGADWGARRNTSPAQLEITNDVGATANATGWAFAYAVTSSFSSPYNTTLSSNPGLVTWYFNIRQPRTDPAGFGSGSYGAAYILAGSSTTAYNAGTGYAIALGQSGNIDAIRLVKYSAGITSLTNIIASNTSGLTDFGTEYVSVKVTYTPSSNTWELFLRNDGTTAFADPMGGTLVSQGTAVDNSYTSTSLAYMGGYWQGSTAGSQTAFFDNITVQVTASGANTPPSITNIVQTPATGVLSSTTVSVSADVSDSDGTVEGVALYWGTSSGNLTNNIDMSLVSGDTYTTDSDIPAQAAGTTVYYAVYAIDDDADEATSEEQSYFVNYDEPSNHVTTFIAATGTPAFSVIDVVWDDATGTVVPTGYLIKGSDVSYAAISAPLDGTPETDALLVKNIASGTEVASFTGLNENTTYYFKIYPYTNTGINIDYKTNGTVPQDEATTEEAPPLPAIFFSEYIEGSLNNKAIEIYNGTGSDIDLSLLTVNLYSGGSPTVSNSYTGSGSLVNGQTFIIANASASQPILNIADVTSNVTFYNGDDALELVYNGQPIDVIGTIGEDPGTAWSVAGTTNATAEYTLIRKLNVTNGNTNWAVSAGTNATDSEWVVKPQDYIGNLGLIGTVWQGTSTDWTAEANWDMGVPSTYQAWVVPAAETPVISTTETVSDIIVLGNNLHIAPTGFLTATNLLGILEPGIVTIEPLGKLSGEIYNLGTEASLILQSDETGTGSVIPTVTGNPATIERYITAATWETAGSGWHLLSSPVAAQGISGDWTPTGTGNDYDFYAFDETASTDNWLNQKVGANNITTFIPGKGYLVAYQQTDTKTFSGNLNVADVTLSGLTNTGTSAYPGWHLAGNPFASAINWGSGTWTKTNINAVAQVWSSADGSYKTTTEKSDIIPAMNGFMVYTTGSGELTIPADAREHNAANWYKSDEEFILLKANDLEGLTSQSSIVRFNPSATEAYDADFDAYFLAGFAPMFYSVSGSSLYALNTLPAVSNELAIPFGFMKNSATNYNIELAKNIPATIVYLTDIKTGTVTNLTDEGAYHFTAAEGDDANRFTLHFGTLGMDDPSTTAPVNIYAYGGVVYLNGPDAKASVTITDLTGRVVMAERVNGNGLSMINAGSLPKGVYVVTAVAGSRVVSAKVIL; encoded by the coding sequence ATGAAACACCTTTTACCCAAACTTAAAAACCTCGGCGCCCTCCCCGCGCTGATCACCCTTTTACTGCTGCCCGGATTGGGGTGGGGGCAGACAACCGTCTTTTCAGATGATTTTTCGACCGACCAAAGTACAACCTGGACAACAAGCGGTCAAATTGGCTCCAGTGCCTTTTCTGTTAGCAGGAGTGGTGCTGATTGGGGGGCAAGAAGAAATACAAGCCCTGCACAACTTGAAATAACCAACGATGTAGGAGCTACTGCTAATGCTACTGGCTGGGCATTTGCTTATGCAGTAACTTCCAGCTTTAGTTCACCCTATAATACAACCTTATCTTCAAATCCAGGGCTCGTAACATGGTATTTTAATATTAGACAACCAAGAACTGATCCAGCTGGATTTGGATCAGGGAGCTATGGTGCAGCTTATATACTTGCAGGTTCATCTACTACTGCATATAATGCAGGTACAGGCTATGCAATCGCATTAGGGCAATCTGGTAATATAGATGCCATAAGGCTTGTAAAATATTCAGCAGGTATAACTAGTCTTACAAATATAATTGCCTCAAATACAAGCGGATTAACTGACTTTGGCACAGAATATGTTAGCGTTAAAGTGACATATACACCTTCCTCCAATACCTGGGAGTTATTTTTACGTAATGACGGAACAACAGCATTTGCTGATCCTATGGGTGGAACTTTAGTTTCACAGGGAACAGCGGTTGATAATTCATATACATCAACTTCTTTAGCATATATGGGAGGTTATTGGCAGGGATCGACTGCAGGATCACAAACCGCTTTTTTTGATAATATAACGGTTCAAGTTACAGCGTCTGGAGCAAATACACCGCCATCAATTACAAATATTGTTCAAACCCCTGCTACAGGTGTTTTATCTTCAACCACGGTCTCCGTATCTGCTGATGTATCTGATTCTGATGGTACAGTTGAAGGAGTTGCTCTGTACTGGGGAACGAGCTCCGGGAACCTGACCAATAATATTGACATGTCTTTGGTTTCAGGCGACACTTACACAACAGATTCAGATATTCCAGCCCAGGCAGCCGGAACAACAGTTTATTATGCAGTTTATGCAATTGATGATGATGCGGATGAAGCAACATCGGAAGAGCAAAGTTATTTCGTAAACTACGATGAACCGTCAAATCATGTTACGACTTTTATTGCTGCGACCGGAACTCCGGCCTTTTCGGTAATTGATGTAGTTTGGGATGATGCTACAGGAACTGTTGTTCCAACAGGTTATCTGATTAAAGGGAGTGATGTAAGTTATGCTGCAATTTCAGCGCCTTTGGATGGCACGCCAGAAACAGACGCGTTGCTTGTAAAAAATATCGCATCAGGTACAGAGGTTGCTTCTTTTACTGGTTTAAACGAGAACACTACATATTACTTTAAAATTTACCCTTATACCAACACGGGCATCAACATTGATTACAAAACTAACGGCACCGTCCCCCAGGACGAGGCAACAACCGAAGAGGCGCCTCCCTTACCTGCAATCTTCTTCTCAGAATATATTGAGGGAAGCTTAAACAATAAAGCGATTGAGATATATAATGGAACCGGCAGTGACATTGACCTATCTTTGTTAACGGTAAATCTTTATTCGGGTGGAAGTCCAACAGTAAGTAATTCTTATACTGGTTCAGGCAGTCTTGTTAATGGTCAAACATTTATAATAGCCAATGCCAGTGCTAGTCAACCCATTTTGAATATTGCAGATGTTACTTCTAATGTCACCTTTTATAATGGAGATGATGCTCTTGAATTGGTTTACAATGGACAACCCATTGATGTAATTGGCACAATTGGTGAGGATCCGGGTACAGCATGGTCTGTTGCAGGCACTACTAATGCTACTGCTGAGTATACCTTAATCCGAAAACTTAATGTTACCAACGGTAATACAAACTGGGCTGTTTCGGCTGGCACCAATGCAACAGATTCTGAATGGGTTGTGAAACCTCAGGATTATATTGGGAACCTTGGATTAATTGGAACAGTATGGCAAGGCACAAGCACCGACTGGACAGCTGAGGCAAACTGGGACATGGGTGTACCTTCCACTTACCAGGCATGGGTGGTACCTGCTGCTGAAACACCGGTAATTTCCACCACGGAAACAGTATCAGATATCATCGTGTTGGGGAATAATCTTCATATTGCCCCGACCGGTTTCCTGACTGCAACTAATTTACTGGGTATTCTGGAGCCAGGCATTGTGACGATTGAACCACTTGGAAAACTTTCGGGTGAAATCTATAATTTGGGAACGGAAGCCTCTCTTATTTTGCAATCTGATGAAACAGGTACTGGTTCTGTAATTCCGACAGTCACCGGTAATCCTGCCACCATCGAGCGCTATATTACCGCAGCTACCTGGGAAACCGCCGGCAGCGGCTGGCACCTGCTTTCCTCACCGGTAGCCGCGCAAGGCATCAGCGGGGACTGGACACCCACCGGCACCGGCAATGATTACGACTTCTACGCATTCGACGAAACCGCCAGCACTGACAACTGGCTTAACCAGAAGGTGGGCGCCAACAACATCACTACATTTATCCCCGGTAAGGGTTACCTGGTAGCTTATCAGCAAACGGATACCAAAACCTTCAGCGGCAACCTGAATGTTGCGGATGTTACCCTGAGCGGGCTTACCAACACCGGTACCAGCGCCTACCCGGGCTGGCACCTGGCGGGCAACCCGTTTGCCAGCGCCATCAACTGGGGCTCCGGCACATGGACAAAAACCAATATCAATGCGGTAGCGCAGGTATGGAGTTCAGCCGACGGAAGTTATAAAACAACCACGGAAAAGAGCGATATTATTCCTGCTATGAACGGTTTTATGGTTTATACCACGGGGAGCGGCGAACTCACCATTCCGGCCGATGCACGGGAACACAATGCCGCCAACTGGTACAAATCGGACGAAGAATTTATCCTGTTGAAAGCCAACGATCTGGAAGGATTAACATCGCAATCGAGCATCGTGCGGTTTAACCCGTCGGCCACAGAGGCTTACGATGCTGATTTCGACGCCTACTTCCTGGCAGGTTTCGCCCCGATGTTCTACTCGGTTTCAGGCAGCAGCCTGTACGCTTTGAACACCCTGCCGGCAGTCAGCAACGAACTGGCAATCCCGTTCGGCTTCATGAAGAACTCTGCAACAAATTACAACATTGAACTGGCGAAGAATATCCCCGCCACCATCGTTTACCTTACGGACATTAAAACCGGCACGGTTACCAACCTTACCGACGAAGGCGCCTATCACTTTACCGCTGCGGAGGGCGACGATGCCAACCGTTTCACCCTGCACTTCGGCACCCTGGGCATGGATGATCCTTCAACCACTGCTCCGGTAAATATCTACGCTTACGGCGGGGTGGTTTACCTCAACGGGCCGGATGCAAAGGCCAGCGTCACCATCACCGACCTTACCGGACGCGTGGTAATGGCTGAGCGGGTCAATGGCAACGGGCTGTCTATGATCAATGCAGGCAGTCTGCCTAAGGGCGTTTACGTGGTTACCGCCGTGGCGGGATCGCGGGTTGTAAGCGCAAAGGTTATTTTATAA
- a CDS encoding alpha-amylase family glycosyl hydrolase — protein MPIRRKTPNRFALLIIQLLFIVPAFAQIYPPDGLRMPGSWNNWVNDPEMGGPFDLQKVNTGTPRWTTTFQYTGNQGFDAFKFVSTSFGNPWGNQWAGNVSMTVNSLQPLTYGTPSDPDNNISLVQNRWYTVVFEDSGYANTRAIFMETSTEPAGIDGVMQNPVVVSSTDLVEVSASLSAIPSPEEHFYLRYTTDNWATSSLITMNISGSSLTGSIPAQPSQTEVTYYIFSTVAESPSADFDLLTLQMANNNGQNYSYTVDQVFECNPTLSLVSSEPPFPQHDQAVTVYFNAAYGNGGLFDYEGDIYAHTGVITNLSQTTTDWKYVKTEWGENTPETKMTRVDDNLYSITFSNIREYYGVPASEEIHYMAFVFRSGEEQPGGYYLEQKNADGSDILLFVYPNALNVKIINPTRREPLASPNTVLMVCAEAMLNEQLSLYLNEDELLSLQGNSLAWPLVLQGLEPGAYWLKAVASAQGRSVSDSVQIYLRGPVQVEALPEGAKPGINYLDGSTVTLVLPDPAAQKQFAFAPGDYSNWLPDDNNYMKRTPDGKHYWITLSGLQPGKEYAYQYFVDGQLKLADAYAEKILDPWNDRWIPASTYPGLKSYPFDKTTGVVSVFQTDKPEYTWQIPDFTPPAVHATQSDLFIYELLVRDFVESKSLAEVESRLDYLKNMGVNAVELMPVMEFDGNESWGYAPNFFFAADKFYGTDISYKQFIDACHQRGMAVILDIVTNHAYGLNPMVQMYFSDGQPSASNPWFNTVATHPFNVGYDFNHESPYTRQFIKEVFTYWLEAFNVDGFRLDLSKGLTQTVSGDDLGLWSQYDQSRINILTDYYNHIKSVNPDAYVILEHLANNDEEVVLANTGMLLWSAMHDHYKQVGMGWQENSDISWAHHASRGYTYPNLIDYMENHDEERLMFENLSYGNASAGYNIKDTVTAVNHLKQAAVLFMGIPGPKMIWQFGELGYDYSIFYNGDRTAGKPPRWDYFNHPARQELYRVYSAMAALRKSDAFRFGSFSGDLGGLGKRISITHGSMNVVIAANMGVNAFDMAPGFPHAGNWYNYFTGEQVNITDPAGHSFNFGPGDYKVFTSVQLPRPYYNLHFTVTDSVTGVAIDSAMIMLEGSGMQYSSIAAHSWFTAAPDTVLLTVTRPGYLPYHFSLKVDTDIDFTVRMQPLPNIGITEADDLPDIKLWPNPAGEVLSWSAPKLYEVSLFSADGRLLQRTKMRSLTHRMDISSLKPGIYLLQFSDGKTSIGRRFVKL, from the coding sequence ATGCCAATCAGAAGAAAAACCCCCAACCGCTTCGCCCTGCTGATTATCCAGCTGCTTTTCATCGTTCCGGCTTTCGCCCAGATCTACCCCCCCGACGGCCTGCGTATGCCCGGCTCATGGAATAACTGGGTAAACGATCCGGAGATGGGCGGGCCCTTTGATCTGCAGAAAGTAAACACCGGCACCCCGCGCTGGACCACCACCTTTCAGTATACCGGCAACCAGGGCTTCGATGCCTTCAAATTCGTCAGCACCTCGTTCGGCAACCCCTGGGGCAATCAATGGGCGGGCAACGTCTCCATGACCGTCAACAGCCTGCAGCCACTCACCTACGGAACGCCCTCCGACCCCGACAACAACATCAGCCTGGTGCAAAACCGCTGGTACACGGTGGTTTTCGAAGACTCAGGATATGCAAATACCCGGGCCATATTTATGGAGACATCCACGGAGCCGGCCGGCATAGACGGTGTGATGCAAAATCCCGTGGTGGTCAGCAGCACCGACTTGGTGGAAGTCAGCGCTTCCCTCAGCGCAATACCCTCGCCCGAAGAACATTTCTACCTCCGCTACACCACCGACAACTGGGCTACCTCGTCGCTGATTACGATGAATATCAGCGGAAGCAGCCTTACGGGAAGCATCCCCGCCCAGCCATCTCAAACTGAAGTTACGTATTATATCTTCAGCACGGTGGCGGAGAGCCCTTCCGCCGATTTTGACCTGCTGACCCTGCAAATGGCCAATAACAACGGACAGAACTACAGCTACACTGTAGATCAGGTGTTTGAATGCAATCCCACCCTCAGCCTGGTGAGCAGCGAACCGCCCTTTCCGCAGCACGATCAGGCGGTGACCGTCTATTTTAACGCCGCCTACGGCAATGGCGGACTCTTTGATTACGAAGGCGACATTTACGCCCACACCGGCGTGATTACCAACCTGAGCCAGACCACTACCGACTGGAAATATGTGAAAACCGAATGGGGCGAAAATACGCCCGAAACCAAAATGACAAGGGTTGACGACAACCTTTACAGCATCACTTTCAGCAACATCCGCGAATATTACGGGGTGCCGGCTTCAGAAGAAATCCATTACATGGCCTTCGTTTTCCGGAGCGGCGAAGAGCAGCCCGGCGGGTACTACCTGGAGCAGAAAAACGCCGACGGGTCCGATATCCTGCTGTTTGTATATCCCAACGCCCTCAATGTTAAGATCATCAACCCCACCCGAAGGGAACCACTGGCAAGTCCGAACACCGTGCTGATGGTATGCGCCGAAGCTATGCTCAACGAGCAGCTCAGCCTGTATCTTAACGAGGATGAACTGCTCAGCCTTCAGGGCAACTCCCTGGCCTGGCCGCTGGTACTTCAGGGCCTTGAGCCGGGCGCCTACTGGCTGAAAGCGGTTGCCTCAGCACAGGGCAGATCGGTCAGCGACTCCGTGCAGATCTACCTGCGTGGTCCGGTACAGGTAGAAGCCCTTCCGGAAGGTGCAAAACCCGGTATCAACTACCTTGACGGAAGCACCGTTACCCTGGTGCTGCCCGACCCGGCCGCGCAGAAACAGTTTGCCTTTGCCCCCGGCGACTACAGCAACTGGCTGCCCGATGACAATAACTACATGAAACGCACCCCCGACGGGAAACACTACTGGATAACGCTTTCCGGATTACAACCCGGGAAGGAATATGCCTATCAGTACTTTGTGGATGGACAACTGAAGCTTGCCGATGCCTACGCCGAAAAAATCCTCGACCCCTGGAACGACCGCTGGATTCCCGCTTCAACATACCCCGGCCTGAAATCTTATCCTTTCGACAAAACCACCGGAGTAGTAAGCGTTTTCCAGACCGACAAGCCGGAATATACCTGGCAGATACCGGATTTCACCCCGCCCGCCGTGCACGCCACACAAAGCGACCTGTTTATCTACGAGCTGCTGGTGCGCGACTTTGTGGAGTCGAAAAGCCTGGCCGAAGTGGAAAGCAGACTTGACTACCTGAAAAACATGGGTGTGAACGCCGTGGAGCTGATGCCGGTGATGGAGTTCGACGGCAACGAAAGCTGGGGATACGCCCCCAATTTCTTCTTTGCCGCCGATAAATTCTACGGAACGGATATATCGTACAAACAGTTTATCGACGCCTGCCATCAGCGCGGCATGGCGGTCATCCTGGATATCGTGACCAACCACGCCTACGGGCTGAACCCCATGGTGCAGATGTATTTCAGCGACGGACAGCCCTCCGCTTCCAACCCCTGGTTCAATACCGTGGCCACCCACCCCTTTAACGTGGGTTACGATTTCAATCACGAAAGTCCTTATACCCGCCAGTTTATCAAAGAGGTGTTCACTTACTGGCTGGAAGCGTTCAATGTCGACGGTTTCCGCCTCGACCTCTCGAAAGGGCTTACCCAGACGGTGAGCGGAGATGACCTCGGGCTGTGGAGCCAATACGACCAGAGCCGCATCAACATCCTTACCGATTACTACAACCACATCAAATCGGTGAATCCCGACGCCTATGTGATCCTGGAGCATCTGGCCAACAACGACGAAGAAGTGGTGCTGGCCAATACGGGCATGCTGCTGTGGAGCGCCATGCACGATCATTACAAGCAGGTGGGCATGGGGTGGCAGGAAAATTCCGACATTTCATGGGCCCATCATGCCAGCCGCGGGTACACTTACCCCAACCTGATCGACTATATGGAAAACCACGATGAGGAGCGGCTGATGTTCGAAAACCTCTCCTACGGCAATGCCTCGGCCGGGTATAACATCAAGGATACAGTCACCGCCGTGAACCATCTGAAGCAGGCCGCCGTGCTGTTTATGGGCATTCCCGGCCCCAAGATGATCTGGCAGTTCGGCGAGCTGGGCTATGACTACAGCATTTTCTACAATGGCGACCGCACGGCCGGCAAGCCCCCGCGCTGGGATTACTTCAACCATCCCGCAAGGCAGGAGTTGTACCGCGTTTACAGCGCCATGGCGGCCCTCCGCAAAAGCGATGCTTTCCGCTTCGGCAGCTTCAGCGGCGATCTTGGCGGGCTGGGCAAGCGCATCAGCATTACCCACGGTAGCATGAATGTGGTGATTGCCGCCAACATGGGCGTCAATGCCTTTGACATGGCCCCCGGCTTCCCCCATGCAGGCAACTGGTACAACTATTTCACCGGTGAGCAGGTAAACATCACCGATCCCGCGGGGCACAGTTTTAACTTCGGCCCCGGGGATTACAAGGTCTTCACCAGCGTGCAGCTGCCGCGGCCCTATTATAACCTGCATTTCACCGTGACCGATTCCGTCACCGGTGTGGCCATCGACTCGGCCATGATTATGCTGGAAGGATCAGGCATGCAATATTCTTCCATTGCCGCGCATTCCTGGTTTACCGCCGCCCCTGACACCGTGTTGCTTACGGTAACCCGGCCGGGCTATCTGCCCTATCATTTCTCCCTGAAGGTGGATACGGACATTGATTTTACTGTCAGGATGCAGCCCCTGCCCAATATCGGCATAACGGAGGCGGATGATCTGCCGGACATAAAGCTGTGGCCCAACCCCGCCGGCGAGGTGCTCAGCTGGAGCGCGCCTAAGCTATACGAAGTAAGCCTTTTCAGCGCCGATGGCCGGCTGCTGCAGCGGACAAAGATGCGCAGCCTCACACACCGGATGGATATCAGCAGCCTGAAGCCCGGAATTTACCTGCTGCAGTTCAGTGACGGTAAGACCAGTATTGGCCGGAGGTTTGTAAAGCTATAA
- a CDS encoding transposase — MTHDTLTPGSTYHIYNRGNNGDITFPEPRNYEFFLRLMERHLLSSADIYAYCLMKNHFHFVLRVKDESDLPEKFRKRPFQAFSNMFNAYAKAINKSTGRTGSLFEKNYERKLISDEEYLRRIILYVHCNPVHHKVCTYFRDYPFSSIHEYLKGKKMLISDSLPLQLFDSLENFIALHEHFQVNHSGFKNINPS; from the coding sequence ATGACGCACGATACCTTAACCCCCGGCTCAACCTATCATATCTACAACCGCGGAAACAACGGCGATATTACTTTCCCCGAGCCACGCAATTATGAATTTTTTCTTCGTCTGATGGAAAGGCATCTGTTGTCCTCAGCGGACATTTATGCCTATTGCCTGATGAAGAACCATTTTCACTTTGTTCTAAGGGTTAAGGATGAATCTGACCTGCCAGAGAAATTCAGAAAGAGACCGTTTCAGGCATTTTCAAATATGTTCAACGCATATGCCAAAGCCATCAATAAATCCACAGGACGGACAGGCAGCCTTTTTGAGAAGAATTATGAACGTAAGCTGATCTCTGATGAAGAATATCTGAGAAGAATAATTCTGTATGTTCATTGCAATCCGGTTCATCACAAGGTTTGTACTTATTTCAGGGATTATCCTTTCTCTTCCATTCATGAATACCTGAAAGGCAAAAAAATGTTAATCAGCGACTCTTTGCCGCTTCAGTTGTTTGATAGTTTGGAGAATTTTATTGCATTGCATGAGCATTTTCAAGTCAACCATTCAGGTTTTAAAAACATCAACCCCAGCTAA
- a CDS encoding T9SS type A sorting domain-containing protein, whose amino-acid sequence MKNTLRTGMLLNFILMAFMLTISQKEAQSQIYEPEGLNMPGNWCGWENPPVNNPAFGNPNQVPNGRLVKISTGQARWQTIISTTMPGADVGGGNYEFLFTSGPVEGNIWQNKWCNVTVEMNTLQVYTKEGANNNQIVLADDKYYTMNWEDLGYQDTRAIFMVTSAAPVEITTVSVPLDAYENMPVVIDVETSTTPAPEEIVYVRYTTDNWATSAAVVAAMTGNTGEASIPGQPLGTEVDYYALTSTIAGLTADYDLCTIKFNNNGGPNYSYTIGTAPEPEITWANLQWPGSGAIETGGAFNVYGQAYIEGITGQATPAPGLNAWIGYSTADTDPATWTNWITASHNGPAGNNDEFMADLGAAITTAGTYYYATRFQYNDDPWVYGGFSGGFWDGVNNVSGVLTVTDPIPDPDFNWVNLQFPGSAVIEPGENLDIFAQAYIEGVTGQATPAPGVQAWIGYSDNNTNPATWTNWFPATFNGPSGNNDEYLSNLGQHLTSPGTYYYASRFRLNTGEYFYGGYSEAGGGFWDGTVNISGILTVEALPVPEITWANLQFPGSGEITVGDNFDVFAQVYIEGITGLGNAVPGLQAWIGYSSANTNPAGWNNWVPAAFNAPSGNNDEFMANIGPEFTESGTWYYAARFSYNGGPFLYGGYNETGGGFWDGTANVSGALTVNEPQQPTPVLFTLIDGTEIHDNIKFKGDMTNWDTIPMNRDGFTWTVTLDLLPGTYEWGAIEADGTEFGIWLIDGDNLVMSVDEGGAVSGTVTYTTMITSAQTLPYGSRIYPNPANKLLNLEIPGLTAYQLIDISGRVVMDQPTALGNQRIDLSELESGIYLIKILAGDIVFTSKLVKF is encoded by the coding sequence ATGAAAAACACCTTACGCACCGGAATGCTGCTGAATTTTATATTGATGGCTTTTATGCTGACAATCTCCCAAAAGGAAGCACAGTCACAGATTTATGAACCCGAAGGGCTGAATATGCCCGGAAACTGGTGTGGATGGGAGAATCCACCGGTCAACAACCCGGCTTTCGGAAATCCTAATCAGGTACCTAACGGGAGGCTGGTGAAAATCAGCACCGGACAAGCGCGCTGGCAAACCATCATCAGCACGACCATGCCGGGCGCTGATGTCGGAGGGGGAAACTACGAATTTCTTTTTACCAGTGGTCCGGTTGAAGGCAATATCTGGCAGAATAAATGGTGCAATGTCACGGTGGAGATGAATACCCTGCAGGTGTATACCAAAGAAGGAGCCAACAACAATCAGATTGTACTTGCTGACGATAAATACTACACCATGAACTGGGAAGATCTGGGCTACCAGGATACCCGCGCCATTTTTATGGTAACCAGTGCCGCGCCTGTCGAAATCACAACAGTGTCAGTTCCGTTGGATGCGTATGAAAACATGCCTGTTGTTATCGATGTGGAAACCTCGACAACCCCGGCCCCGGAGGAAATCGTTTATGTACGTTACACCACCGACAACTGGGCCACCTCGGCAGCCGTAGTTGCCGCCATGACGGGCAACACCGGCGAGGCAAGCATCCCCGGCCAGCCACTGGGGACCGAAGTTGACTATTACGCCTTAACCTCCACCATAGCCGGGCTTACCGCCGACTACGACCTCTGCACCATCAAATTCAACAACAACGGTGGCCCGAATTATTCCTACACCATCGGTACAGCGCCTGAACCTGAGATTACCTGGGCCAACCTGCAGTGGCCCGGCAGCGGCGCCATCGAAACCGGCGGGGCGTTCAACGTTTACGGACAGGCATATATCGAAGGCATTACCGGACAGGCCACCCCTGCCCCGGGGCTGAACGCATGGATAGGTTACAGTACAGCCGATACCGATCCTGCAACCTGGACAAACTGGATAACAGCCTCCCACAACGGGCCGGCAGGCAACAACGATGAATTTATGGCCGATCTGGGCGCCGCAATAACCACCGCCGGCACTTACTATTATGCCACACGGTTTCAATACAACGACGACCCCTGGGTTTACGGCGGCTTCAGCGGTGGTTTCTGGGACGGGGTGAACAATGTTTCAGGCGTACTTACGGTAACCGATCCCATTCCCGATCCCGATTTTAACTGGGTAAACCTGCAGTTTCCCGGAAGCGCCGTGATTGAACCGGGCGAAAACCTGGATATCTTTGCCCAGGCCTATATAGAAGGCGTCACCGGACAGGCTACTCCCGCGCCGGGCGTACAGGCATGGATAGGATACAGCGACAACAACACCAATCCGGCAACCTGGACAAACTGGTTTCCCGCCACTTTCAACGGCCCTTCCGGTAATAATGATGAATACCTCAGCAATCTCGGCCAGCACCTGACATCTCCGGGAACCTACTACTATGCCAGCCGCTTCCGGCTCAATACCGGCGAGTACTTTTACGGCGGCTATTCCGAAGCAGGCGGTGGTTTCTGGGACGGGACCGTCAATATATCCGGCATACTGACAGTGGAAGCGCTGCCGGTTCCTGAAATCACCTGGGCCAACCTGCAGTTTCCCGGCTCTGGTGAAATTACCGTTGGCGACAACTTTGATGTGTTCGCTCAGGTGTATATAGAAGGTATAACCGGGCTGGGCAACGCCGTTCCCGGATTACAGGCATGGATAGGCTACAGCAGCGCCAATACCAACCCTGCAGGCTGGAACAACTGGGTGCCGGCCGCTTTCAATGCTCCCTCGGGCAACAACGATGAATTTATGGCCAATATCGGCCCGGAGTTTACTGAATCCGGAACCTGGTACTATGCCGCCCGTTTCAGCTATAATGGCGGCCCTTTCCTTTACGGTGGCTATAATGAAACCGGCGGAGGATTCTGGGACGGTACAGCCAATGTTTCGGGGGCACTGACTGTTAACGAACCGCAGCAGCCTACTCCGGTGCTGTTTACACTGATTGATGGCACGGAGATTCATGACAACATTAAATTCAAAGGGGATATGACCAACTGGGATACCATCCCCATGAACCGCGACGGATTTACCTGGACGGTCACACTTGATCTGCTGCCCGGCACCTACGAGTGGGGCGCCATAGAAGCCGACGGAACAGAATTCGGCATCTGGCTGATCGATGGGGATAACCTGGTGATGAGCGTGGACGAGGGTGGAGCAGTTTCAGGTACGGTGACTTACACCACCATGATAACCAGTGCGCAAACGCTCCCCTATGGGTCCCGCATTTATCCCAATCCGGCCAATAAACTGCTCAATCTCGAAATCCCTGGACTAACCGCTTATCAGCTGATTGATATCAGCGGAAGGGTGGTGATGGATCAACCCACAGCCCTTGGGAATCAAAGGATTGATCTCTCTGAGCTTGAAAGCGGGATTTATCTGATTAAAATCCTGGCCGGGGATATCGTGTTTACTTCGAAGCTGGTGAAGTTTTAA